The genomic stretch AAGAAAAGCACTTACAGTTAGTAATCCAATAAATTTACCCATCAGTGTAAAcctattttctgaaataaattaTGTTACAGGTCAGCCGTAAGAATCAATTAGTCATACTTCTACATCCCTACATACATACATCCCATCATCTTCTGCAAACTGGAGTCATTGCTgaggaaaaaatgcaaaagagtcAGATCCACCAGTGCGTGGGCCATTATATGCACTTAACTAATAGAAAGTACCTGAGGATTTTGAGCAGTTTCTGTTTTAACTTTGTGAAGTTCATCTTGAATGCACACAAGCCTATACAATAAGACACGGATTAACATAATACCGCCATTAGCAATCACCATCAATTTATTCCTCAAAATTATTTTGCGTATACCTCCATCGCAACTCCATGACTTCGTGAACTAAATCCTTCTCTCTGTCATTAGCTGCTTCAAGCTGAAATGAAATGCGGAATCATCACATTTCACAGTAAAGAAAGACTCCTATAGGTCACCAAGAAAAAGCCACAACATGGTTCGTCTTGGCAACTTCAATTCAGTCAGTTAGATCTAAGTGAAAATCATGATGCTTTAAGGAGAAAAACAACTTTTGTGACTTAAAGCAAAAAGATTTAACTATATACACTGATAGTTTGACATTCAGTTTATTAGATTTCCCAAGAGAAAGCACGTGCAGATATACGAAGTTCAAACCTAAAACCTTATACAGAATGCGAAGTGATGGCCTCAGAAGGTATAACATCTCCTCCTTGAGAAGCATAATACTAATCCTGGGTCGATGCCAAAATGACTGTGAGCCCTAAAGGAGGATCTAAAGGCCCATAAGAATGGTGCTTTCTCGTCGAAGCATAATATAACTGCCTTATCAAATTTACTATAGCTGACCACTTAAGAGCCGCCatgaagaaataaagaaagatttTTTCCCCCAAAACTGCCCCAACGATATAATGTGGCATACCAAAGATTTCTCGGTCGCCGAAGTAAGTGCCTGCATGCCTTCTGAATCAATAGCACGATGGGCTGTGATGATGAAAAGTAAATACATTAGTTTTGATCAATGACCATCATTCAAGATGCACAAATCCCAATGCTTGCACCTGTGGATTCCCCGGAAGTTACTTGCTTCATTAAACTTAATATGCAATCCTGAAGCCATAAAAAAAACCCATGAGAAATTTCGTACTTAATTAAAACAGAACAAACACATCACATGGCTATTCCATACCCTCTGAGAGATATTTGCCTGCAAAATTGAGTGCAATGCTTGATAAAGAGAATGGCCAGAGAGGCCTGATGATGTAGGATCAGATGGTGAAGGCACAGCTGAGGCAGGCGTTGCAGGATATTGGGTGAAGACCTATAtgcccagtgaaaatttgactCAAATTAAGAAAAGCAGGAAAGGAATTTCTTTCTCCAACAAAATCAATCACAGTTCTTCGCTGTAGAATGAACAAGACTATCCAAGAATTAAAGTAGAATATATAAAATCACGATAGCTAGACCGCATGGGGAAGGGATGCTTAAAGAAGAGCTCCTGTCATATTCCGGAGTACAATAGAAACTTTATCAACAGAGTCAACATGATCattaaaagcaaaatgaaaaatatatcaGCTATCACATGCAACAGGCAACATGAGGGGAAACTTGGGTCAAACTACCAAAGACATTCGAATGCAGTCTTCTAACAAACAATCTTCCCATTTGAATAAATGAGAAAAACTGCAACCGCCACAAGCATTTCACCATACTATATACGTATCATAGCATAATTGTCCATGAACATGGACCAGGAAAAATGAGTTTACGAGTTCCACGTGTTCattaaattttcacttttggaaGTCCAACAAGATAAAATTTAGCTAGTTCCAATTAAGAGCAGTTTATTGCAGCATTAGCTCGTAAGAAATGCTCTCAATCCATAAcaactattattttttatagcATTAGCAATAGACAGCAGCACAATGATAAAATTCCCAATCCAGTTTGGTAACATTCGTCAATAGATGAGTACTTCACCATAAAAGAACAAGAGAATGACCAATAGATCCATAAACACAAATGAGAACTACCAACCTGCATACTATGACTCTTCTGAAGTATGGGAGATGGAGCAACCTGagtaaaaacccaaaattaagCATCAAAAGTTTTCTTATTCTGATAATGAAGAAGCATCAAAATTAGGATTTCCGTTCACCTTTTCTGATTCAACATTTTCAGATGTAACTTTAAAACGCCCCTTTTGCTGTACAACCGGGACTTTTGCTTTTTCATCAAGATCATCAACATTTGCTGCTACAACAATACAAAACCTAGTCAGAAGAGGAAGGGCTTCATACATCATCTCTTATCCAGGGGAAATAATTGATGTATGAAGTAAAAAGAGACTGAGACCAAAATATTAAGCACATACTTGAAGTTCTGCTGACTTTAGGGGGAAGTTCGGAAAGCACATCCTCCGCCACAGAAGCAGTTACCCCATTGCCATTTGATACTATCGGTTGATATTGGAATTTCTCACTGGAAATTTCACAAGAACCTCTAATGAAAATAACGAAAACTCGATGTTCAATCAACAGCGATTTTGGCTAATCTCATAATCATGAGAATTAACGTTCTACTAAGCCAAAGATAATCATCTAGGAGTTCCCAGACCTTTCCACTCTGCTAAAAGGAATACTTTTTTCTGGTAAATTGTTGATACCGAAAGAGCCTCCCCTTCTGTGTAGTGAGCAAGAAGCAATACTCTCCACACTCTTTCCAGCGATCCCGATATTGACCTTTTCATTGAGTTGGGTTCTCTCCTCATGACAAGGGGAAGAACTCTTGTCAAAAACATATTCATGATTTGGACTGGTGATGCTTAAGTCATCATCAGATCTTTCACATACAACTCTGCCAAGAAAAAGATGTTACAGTCAGTTGAAATGCAGATATATTAGCATTAAACAGAGTTGAGTGAAGCATTCGAGGATATACGCGATAGAACTCGAGGATGGCTGTAAAAAAAAGGTAGGAGCGGATTGATTCTGCTGCAAATCCTCCTGCAAAGTACAGTAAACTTAGAACAGGATGAGCCTTTTCTAGGGGGAAAAGAACGCTCACCTTGTAAAACCTATTTAAATACCGTCTCAGCAATTTCTGGAAGCTGCCCCATGGGAAAATCTTGTGGTTGAGATAATTTATCATTTCCTTCTAGCGCTGATAAAGAATTTGTACTTCCTTCCTGGTTATTATCTGATGTAGACTCCTCAACATCCTGGATCTGATACAACAAAGAATGTCTGTGCCTTTTGAATCCTAAATGCCACATCATATTAAAGAGGGGAACAGATAAGCCTTTGCCATACCAAAGATGCCTGAGCCTTCACATCATCAAGATTAAAGTTCCAACCGCTGATTCCTCGTTTATATTCATTCTGCATTTAATTTCCAGAAGATGTTATCCATTAGAATTTGTTTAGACTCCGGTCACCATGTAAATTGAGAGGCATGTGAACCCACCAAAATGACAGGGATTTGTGATGATTAGGGAGAAGATAACACTAAGGGTAGATTCCCATGATACTCTAGATTTTTAGTCAAAATGTAGGGACATCTTCATTTACGGAAATGACTCTAAACTCCTTACCAGAACAGGAAAAGAAACAACCAGGATACTAAGTACACTAATGTGTTAGTAGCAGGGAGGGGGAACTAATCAGCATACACATTTATTTTCTGGTGGCTTTAATCTTTCCCTAACAACTATTTCTATGCGGTCAAACAACTCAGCCATTTTCCTTTAAAGAAAAAACATGTTGTTCCCTTTGAAAGAGTGAAAAGGTGGCAACTTTCTTTTAGCAGAGTATTACTTTCTTTGTCTTCCAGAAAGAAACTGGTAAGTTCCTTCCAGAAAGAAACTGGTAAGTTCCTTCCCTCACCCCATAATCATGGGATTCTAATACGAAAATCAGAAAGCCATGAACTGTTTAGTCCAAACAGCATGCACTAGAGGAACTGTGAAGATAAACTCTTGACCTATTTAAAGTAGCCAAACCTGTGATATTTCCTCCTTCTGCCCATCTGGCATTTTCTTTTGTGCTagcatatcttcttcttttctctgtaGTGGATAAGACTCCAGTAACAAGTTTGTTTGATCGCTGATCGAAGTAAtaaatgccaaagaaaaagaacaggaaGACCAAGTTGACACTGTCTTTCAACAGATAATATGCTGACCTTCAATGCCTCCATACGATCACCTAGGGCAGGTAGACCATCCAAAAGGGTCCGTGCTATATAATCATTGGATCTTGCTTGCTTGAAAAAAGAATGCTTCAAGAGTTTCTTAGCAGAAGGCCTTTTGGAGGGATCCTTAACTAAGCAACTTGCAATCATTTGCTTGAAAGACTGCAAAAGAGTAGCCAAAACATAAGGTGAAAAAGTTTTGGACCGGAGTTTTATCATACTTTTCCTTGCGAAAGATACCTTTGAAAACTTTCTATCTCTTTCATAATCAAGGCCAGGAGGCGCACTCTGCAAAGTCATAAGCAGTACCTGGCCAGATAACTCCAGTTAAGATTTGATCAGAGTTTAGGGCAAATGCATCTGACGCCATAGAAAGGAATGAAAGTCATCAAGACAGACATATGCACCTTCATCGGAGGATATTTTGAGAATGGAGCATGGCCATGGGCCAGCTCCAATGCAGTTATACCAAAAGACCAGATATCCGCTCTGCATGAAAGTTGTCAAAGCCACATCAATGGAATGCTGGCATCTAAGAATAGCAGTGTAAGACTATTACAGATACCAAGAGGCCAAAAAATAGCCTACTTGAAATCATAGCCGTGTAATTGTTCCATAACTTCAGGTGCCATCCTACATAAAAATCAGAGAGAAAGATCAATTTGTTTGTATTCCATACAGATGACATTATATAATTTTGGGTATTCTCAAACTACATAATGTAGTTATTGCACTAAGAATCCCAATGTATGTGCTTAAATTCTGTCACtcgtggaaaaagaaaatttctggAATAAATTATTTCTACAAGGTAAAAGGATGTACCAACAAGGTGTTCCCACAAATGTATTCCTCACACGTTGCCTATCGCCAGAGTCAAAAAGACAGGCGGAAACACCAAAATCTCCTAGCTTTATGGCTCCACGTGCACCAATAAGAATATTTCCAGCCTACAAAATGGTATAAAATAAATGTAAATGCATGGTGGACGTAAACGGTTATACAGCTGCAACACAGCTGAgatgattgaaaatttatctGAATAGACATTGTCAGTAGCTACTTTCCATCTTATGAAGAATTATGATGACTTAAGAGTGTTGGATTTTCAAACCAGAAACGCAGTATGATGAGTAATTACTTGCAGTTAACTTTCTTAATTTCCGTGTCATAACTATACTTTGTTATGGTTACTTGAGAATGCCGTGCTTTCTTCTCTTGCTACAAAGTCAGGTTACCCTCCACTTGCTGGTCATCTCATTGTCCAAAGTCCAAGTATATGAACATGTAATCCTGCCCATCTTCTataatttcatattacgtatatTATTCTTCTGAAACTATATCTTTCATCATATCAAGCTAATTGTTTCTCAAGGCTTACTTATTTCCTACAGACCCTGTAGCACCAGCTGAACCCGTAGACATAACTCACTCTTGTTGCTGAACCTGACGAGTCCCATCCCAAAATCTTTAAGACAGTGGTTAGAAAGGTCTACCTTTCTTCCCCGCCAAGGAATTGTCATTATGTTCCAAAGTAGAGTAAACCAAATGTAAGTTCTTCAATCTACTGTACATTTTGTTcacgaaaataaaaaggaacCATTCTCTAAGTGTTTCATATAACGTATAAGGCATACTATAAGTTGTGACTCCAATGTACTTCCTGGTACTGTAGAAGTGTCAATGATTGAAacagaaaaaatgcaaaagaaagtgTTGCATCTGAATTACAATATTGGTTCATGAAATATAACTCAGAAATCAAAGTTGTTTCTACATGTTGCCCCAGCACAAGATCAGCCTTGTAAGTTGGAAAACATCTAACTCTATGCTAGCGTAACTAAATAGATGGCTTCATGCAAAACATTTACAAACAGATGGAACTATTAAAAAGCTCTTGTAGTACTGAAGACAGGGCTAACTTACTAGAAGACAACAATATGTGCCATGCCCACAGCACTAATAAAGTGTCGTAAAATGAATTGCTTACTTTTACATCTCGATGTATGTGGCCATGCTGATGAAGGTACTCCAAACCCTTCAATACTTCACGTAGGACTGTGGCAATAACGACCT from Rhodamnia argentea isolate NSW1041297 chromosome 2, ASM2092103v1, whole genome shotgun sequence encodes the following:
- the LOC115752713 gene encoding serine/threonine-protein kinase OSR1 isoform X1, which gives rise to MENEKRKYPIGPEHYTLYEEIGQGVSASVHRALCVPFDEVVAIKILDFERDNCDLNNISREAQTMVLVDHPNVLKSHCSFVSDHNLWVVMPYMAGGSCLHILKAAHPDGFEEVVIATVLREVLKGLEYLHQHGHIHRDVKAGNILIGARGAIKLGDFGVSACLFDSGDRQRVRNTFVGTPCWMAPEVMEQLHGYDFKADIWSFGITALELAHGHAPFSKYPPMKVLLMTLQSAPPGLDYERDRKFSKSFKQMIASCLVKDPSKRPSAKKLLKHSFFKQARSNDYIARTLLDGLPALGDRMEALKRKEEDMLAQKKMPDGQKEEISQNEYKRGISGWNFNLDDVKAQASLIQDVEESTSDNNQEGSTNSLSALEGNDKLSQPQDFPMGQLPEIAETEDLQQNQSAPTFFLQPSSSSIARVVCERSDDDLSITSPNHEYVFDKSSSPCHEERTQLNEKVNIGIAGKSVESIASCSLHRRGGSFGINNLPEKSIPFSRVESEKFQYQPIVSNGNGVTASVAEDVLSELPPKVSRTSTANVDDLDEKAKVPVVQQKGRFKVTSENVESEKVAPSPILQKSHSMQVFTQYPATPASAVPSPSDPTSSGLSGHSLYQALHSILQANISQRDCILSLMKQVTSGESTAHRAIDSEGMQALTSATEKSLLEAANDREKDLVHEVMELRWRLVCIQDELHKVKTETAQNPQQ
- the LOC115752713 gene encoding serine/threonine-protein kinase OSR1 isoform X3, translating into MENEKRKYPIGPEHYTLYEEIGQGVSASVHRALCVPFDEVVAIKILDFERDNCDLNNISREAQTMVLVDHPNVLKSHCSFVSDHNLWVVMPYMAGGSCLHILKAAHPDGFEEVVIATVLREVLKGLEYLHQHGHIHRDVKAGNILIGARGAIKLGDFGVSACLFDSGDRQRVRNTFVGTPCWMAPEVMEQLHGYDFKADIWSFGITALELAHGHAPFSKYPPMKVLLMTLQSAPPGLDYERDRKFSKSFKQMIASCLVKDPSKRPSAKKLLKHSFFKQARSNDYIARTLLDGLPALGDRMEALKRKEEDMLAQKKMPDGQKEEISQNEYKRGISGWNFNLDDVKAQASLIQDVEESTSDNNQEGSTNSLSALEGNDKLSQPQDFPMGQLPEIAETEDLQQNQSAPTFFLQPSSSSIARVVCERSDDDLSITSPNHEYVFDKSSSPCHEERTQLNEKVNIGIAGKSVESIASCSLHRRGGSFGINNLPEKSIPFSRVESEKFQYQPIVSNGNGVTASVAEDVLSELPPKVSRTSTNVDDLDEKAKVPVVQQKGRFKVTSENVESEKVAPSPILQKSHSMQVFTQYPATPASAVPSPSDPTSSGLSGHSLYQALHSILQANISQRDCILSLMKQVTSGESTAHRAIDSEGMQALTSATEKSLLEAANDREKDLVHEVMELRWRLVCIQDELHKVKTETAQNPQQ
- the LOC115752713 gene encoding serine/threonine-protein kinase OSR1 isoform X2 yields the protein MENEKRKYPIGPEHYTLYEEIGQGVSASVHRALCVPFDEVVAIKILDFERDNCDLNNISREAQTMVLVDHPNVLKSHCSFVSDHNLWVVMPYMAGGSCLHILKAAHPDGFEEVVIATVLREVLKGLEYLHQHGHIHRDVKAGNILIGARGAIKLGDFGVSACLFDSGDRQRVRNTFVGTPCWMAPEVMEQLHGYDFKADIWSFGITALELAHGHAPFSKYPPMKVLLMTLQSAPPGLDYERDRKFSKSFKQMIASCLVKDPSKRPSAKKLLKHSFFKQARSNDYIARTLLDGLPALGDRMEALKRKEEDMLAQKKMPDGQKEEISQNEYKRGISGWNFNLDDVKAQASLIQDVEESTSDNNQEGSTNSLSALEGNDKLSQPQDFPMGQLPEIAETEDLQQNQSAPTFFLQPSSSSIAVVCERSDDDLSITSPNHEYVFDKSSSPCHEERTQLNEKVNIGIAGKSVESIASCSLHRRGGSFGINNLPEKSIPFSRVESEKFQYQPIVSNGNGVTASVAEDVLSELPPKVSRTSTANVDDLDEKAKVPVVQQKGRFKVTSENVESEKVAPSPILQKSHSMQVFTQYPATPASAVPSPSDPTSSGLSGHSLYQALHSILQANISQRDCILSLMKQVTSGESTAHRAIDSEGMQALTSATEKSLLEAANDREKDLVHEVMELRWRLVCIQDELHKVKTETAQNPQQ